In the genome of Terribacillus sp. FSL K6-0262, one region contains:
- the dnaJ gene encoding molecular chaperone DnaJ gives MSKRDYYDVLGVGKDASKEEIKKAYRKLARKYHPDVNKAEDAADKFKEAKEAYEVLGNEQKRAQYDQFGHAGPQSQGFGGAGAQDFGGFGDIFDMFFGGGARRQDPNAPRQGADLQYTMTLKFEEAIFGKETDIEIPKEEECDTCHGSGAKPGTQPKTCTHCNGSGQLNVEQNTPFGRVVNRRVCNTCNGTGKIIPDKCNTCGGSGRVRKRNKIHIKIPAGIDDGQQIRVSGKGEAGVNGGPPGDLYVVIQVRSHEFFDRDGDNIYCEMPITFAQAALGDELEVPTVHGAVKLKIPAGTQTGRTFRLKGKGSPNVRGYGQGDQHVKIRVVTPTNLTDRQKELLRELNDISGNDPADEQHDNIFTRMKRAFKGEF, from the coding sequence GTGAGTAAGCGGGATTACTACGATGTGCTCGGTGTCGGAAAAGACGCTTCCAAGGAAGAAATCAAAAAAGCATATCGTAAACTTGCGCGCAAATACCACCCAGATGTGAACAAGGCTGAAGATGCAGCCGATAAGTTCAAGGAAGCAAAAGAAGCATATGAAGTGCTCGGAAATGAACAAAAGCGTGCCCAGTACGATCAATTCGGCCATGCTGGTCCGCAGAGCCAGGGCTTCGGTGGTGCCGGAGCACAGGATTTTGGCGGATTTGGCGACATTTTCGATATGTTCTTTGGCGGTGGTGCGCGGCGCCAGGATCCGAATGCACCCCGTCAAGGTGCGGATTTGCAATATACCATGACGCTTAAGTTTGAAGAAGCGATCTTTGGGAAAGAAACAGATATCGAGATACCGAAGGAAGAAGAATGTGATACATGCCATGGTTCAGGGGCAAAGCCAGGCACCCAGCCGAAAACTTGTACACACTGTAACGGAAGCGGCCAGCTCAATGTGGAACAGAACACACCGTTCGGCCGCGTAGTGAATCGACGTGTATGTAATACATGTAACGGAACAGGTAAGATCATTCCGGATAAATGTAATACATGCGGTGGGTCCGGCCGAGTGCGCAAACGCAATAAAATCCACATCAAAATCCCTGCAGGTATTGACGATGGCCAGCAGATCCGTGTGTCAGGAAAAGGGGAAGCCGGTGTCAACGGAGGGCCTCCGGGAGATTTGTATGTAGTCATCCAAGTGCGCAGCCATGAGTTCTTTGACCGCGATGGCGACAATATTTATTGTGAAATGCCGATAACGTTCGCTCAGGCTGCGCTCGGGGATGAATTGGAAGTACCGACAGTCCACGGGGCAGTGAAGCTTAAAATCCCTGCCGGCACCCAGACTGGCCGGACATTCCGTCTCAAGGGCAAGGGTTCGCCGAATGTTCGCGGATATGGTCAAGGGGATCAGCATGTCAAAATCCGCGTCGTGACACCGACGAACTTGACCGACCGCCAGAAGGAGCTCCTGCGCGAATTGAACGATATCAGCGGGAACGACCCGGCTGATGAGCAGCATGACAACATCTTTACACGTATGAAACGTGCGTTCAAGGGTGAGTTTTAA
- the grpE gene encoding nucleotide exchange factor GrpE codes for MANEEKEKVNETEEQEAVEAEVIDQAPAEESETNDEGSEKLVQLEQEKNEIYERLLRVQAEYDNFRKRTQKEKEAASKYRSQDLAEALLPVVDNLDRALQTVQDEEANKGFVDGIRMVHRQLLEAFDKQGIETIETVGQPFDPHLHQAVMQVENDEYEPNTVVQELQKGYKLKDRVIRPAMVQVNQ; via the coding sequence ATGGCGAATGAAGAAAAAGAAAAAGTGAATGAAACCGAAGAGCAGGAAGCTGTCGAGGCAGAAGTGATCGATCAAGCTCCGGCTGAGGAATCCGAAACCAACGATGAAGGCAGTGAAAAACTAGTCCAGCTCGAACAGGAGAAAAACGAAATTTATGAGCGTCTTCTTCGTGTGCAGGCTGAGTATGACAATTTCCGCAAGCGTACGCAGAAGGAAAAAGAAGCTGCCAGCAAATATAGATCCCAAGATTTGGCGGAAGCCTTGCTTCCGGTTGTCGATAATTTGGATCGCGCCCTTCAGACTGTCCAGGATGAAGAGGCGAATAAAGGTTTTGTCGATGGTATCCGCATGGTACATCGCCAGCTATTAGAAGCTTTCGACAAACAAGGCATTGAAACAATCGAAACAGTCGGACAGCCTTTCGATCCGCATTTGCACCAAGCAGTCATGCAGGTGGAAAATGACGAATACGAACCGAATACGGTCGTACAGGAACTGCAAAAGGGCTATAAGCTGAAAGACCGTGTCATCCGGCCGGCTATGGTTCAAGTGAATCAATAA
- a CDS encoding 16S rRNA (uracil(1498)-N(3))-methyltransferase encodes MQRYFVEAANWQDDRIMLDGQDAHHINRVMRMKPGDEIICVDPKGRAAICKIAELSSEHVTVCVSENVDNDTEMPVTVTIAQGLPKGDKLEWIVQKGTELGAAGFIPFQAARSVVKWDEKKKDKKRIRLEKIAKEAAEQSSRLSIPAVEDVQSFQELLDSSDTYKHKLFAYEEAAKGLKAEPLRSVFERISPSDNVLVVIGPEGGFSDSEADALRNAGFAPIRLGPRILRTETAPLYMLASLSYHFEE; translated from the coding sequence ATGCAGCGCTATTTCGTAGAAGCTGCCAATTGGCAGGATGACCGGATTATGCTGGACGGACAGGATGCGCATCATATCAATCGCGTGATGCGGATGAAGCCAGGCGATGAAATCATCTGTGTCGATCCAAAGGGGCGTGCAGCAATATGCAAGATCGCTGAGCTGTCATCGGAACATGTCACTGTCTGCGTTTCTGAAAATGTCGACAATGATACGGAAATGCCGGTAACAGTAACAATTGCCCAGGGTCTGCCAAAAGGCGATAAACTGGAATGGATCGTGCAGAAGGGAACGGAATTGGGAGCGGCTGGATTCATTCCTTTCCAAGCTGCCAGGTCCGTTGTAAAATGGGATGAGAAAAAGAAAGACAAAAAGCGGATCAGGCTTGAAAAAATAGCCAAAGAAGCAGCGGAGCAGTCCAGTCGCCTGAGCATTCCGGCAGTCGAAGATGTGCAATCCTTTCAAGAGCTGCTTGACAGCAGCGATACATATAAGCATAAATTGTTCGCTTATGAGGAAGCGGCAAAAGGATTGAAGGCAGAACCGCTTCGTTCCGTATTTGAGCGTATTTCGCCATCAGACAATGTGCTTGTCGTAATTGGGCCAGAGGGCGGATTCAGTGATTCAGAAGCAGATGCGCTTCGGAACGCAGGTTTTGCACCTATAAGGCTTGGGCCTCGTATTTTGCGCACCGAAACCGCTCCCTTGTATATGTTGGCTAGTCTATCGTACCATTTTGAAGAATGA
- the mtaB gene encoding tRNA (N(6)-L-threonylcarbamoyladenosine(37)-C(2))-methylthiotransferase MtaB translates to MPTVAFHTLGCKVNHYETEGIWQKFKAQGYERVDFDHQSDVYVINTCTVTNTGDKKSRQIIRRAVRKNPDGVICVTGCYAQTSPGEIMEIPGVDIVVGTQGRDKMIEHIEEFKKTKEPINGVSNIMKNRVFEEMDVPAFTDRTRASLKIQEGCNNFCTFCIIPWSRGLLRSRKPEDVMKQAQQLVDAGYKEIVLTGIHTAGYGEDMQDYNFAKLLRELETNVRGLKRIRISSIEASQITDEVIQVLDESEKIVRHLHIPLQSGSDSVLKRMRRKYSTDFYRSKIEKVKKALPDLAITSDVIVGFPGETEEEFMETYRFIQEIGYSELHVFPYSKRTGTPAARMADQVDEEIKNERVHRLITLSDQQAKEYASRFENEVLEVIPEELYDEKESDSLYVGYTDNYLKVKFEATPDMIGKIVRVKLTKAGYPYNEGQFVRVMDDAEASVTI, encoded by the coding sequence ATGCCTACAGTGGCATTCCATACATTAGGTTGTAAAGTGAACCATTATGAGACGGAAGGTATTTGGCAGAAGTTCAAGGCCCAAGGCTATGAGCGGGTCGATTTTGACCATCAGTCCGATGTTTATGTCATCAATACGTGTACCGTCACCAATACAGGTGATAAAAAAAGCCGCCAGATCATCCGGCGGGCAGTACGTAAAAATCCTGACGGGGTCATTTGCGTCACAGGCTGTTATGCGCAGACTTCACCTGGTGAAATCATGGAGATTCCGGGAGTCGACATCGTGGTAGGCACGCAAGGCCGTGATAAGATGATCGAGCATATCGAGGAGTTCAAGAAGACCAAGGAACCGATCAATGGCGTTTCCAACATCATGAAGAATCGCGTCTTCGAGGAAATGGATGTGCCCGCTTTCACCGATCGCACCCGTGCGTCCTTGAAGATACAAGAAGGCTGCAATAATTTCTGTACCTTCTGTATCATTCCTTGGTCCCGTGGGCTTCTGCGTTCCCGTAAGCCGGAGGACGTGATGAAGCAAGCACAGCAGCTGGTGGACGCCGGCTATAAGGAAATCGTCCTTACCGGGATCCATACAGCAGGCTATGGGGAAGACATGCAGGATTACAATTTCGCAAAATTGCTTCGCGAATTGGAAACGAATGTCCGCGGACTGAAAAGGATCCGGATTTCATCCATTGAAGCAAGTCAGATTACGGATGAGGTCATCCAAGTGCTGGATGAATCGGAAAAGATAGTCCGTCATCTGCATATACCGCTCCAGTCCGGTTCGGATTCCGTCTTGAAACGGATGCGCCGTAAATACTCAACTGACTTTTACCGCAGCAAGATCGAAAAAGTCAAGAAAGCTTTACCTGACCTTGCCATTACCAGTGACGTGATCGTAGGCTTCCCAGGAGAGACAGAAGAGGAATTCATGGAAACGTACCGTTTCATACAGGAAATCGGCTATAGCGAACTCCATGTCTTCCCTTATTCGAAGCGTACCGGGACACCTGCTGCGCGTATGGCTGATCAAGTCGATGAAGAAATCAAGAATGAGCGTGTGCACCGCTTGATCACGCTTTCCGATCAGCAAGCAAAAGAATATGCATCACGCTTCGAGAATGAAGTGCTCGAAGTCATTCCGGAAGAACTGTATGATGAAAAAGAATCCGATTCTTTGTATGTCGGATATACGGATAACTATTTGAAGGTGAAATTCGAGGCAACACCGGATATGATCGGGAAGATCGTGCGTGTGAAATTGACAAAAGCCGGCTATCCGTATAACGAAGGTCAATTCGTCCGTGTCATGGATGACGCAGAAGCAAGTGTCACTATCTAA
- the dnaK gene encoding molecular chaperone DnaK → MGKIIGIDLGTTNSCVSVMEGGEARVIPNPEGNRTTPSVVAFKNGERQIGEVAKRQAITNPNTIQSIKRHMGTDYKVEIEGKAYTPQEISAIILQYIKSFAEDYLGETVDKAVITVPAYFNDAERQATKDAGKIAGLEVERIINEPTAAALAYGINTEEDQTILVYDLGGGTFDVSILDIGDGTFEVVSTAGDNRLGGDDFDQVIIDHLVAEFKKENGIDLSKDKMAMQRLKDAAEKAKKDLSGVTQTQISLPFITAGAEGPLHLELSLSRAKFDELSADLVERTMGPTRQALRDADLSASEIDKVILVGGSTRIPAVVEAIKKETGKEPSKGVNPDEVVALGAAIQGGVLQGDVKDVVLLDVTPLSLGIETMGGVFTKLIERNTTIPTSASQVFSTAADNQPSVDIHVLQGEREMAADNKTLGRFQLSDIPPAPRGVPQIEVSFDIDSNGIVNVRAKDLGTNKEQSITIKSSSGLSDEEVEKMVKEAEENAEEDKKRREEVDLRNEADQLIFQTDKTLKDLADNVSEEDKQKAETAKEELKKALEGSDIEDIKAKKDALSEQVQALSVKLYEQAAQAQQAQGAEKADDDVVDADFSEVNDDDKK, encoded by the coding sequence ATGGGTAAAATCATTGGTATTGACTTAGGTACAACAAACTCTTGTGTATCCGTAATGGAAGGGGGAGAAGCGCGCGTCATCCCGAATCCGGAAGGCAACCGTACAACTCCATCCGTCGTAGCTTTCAAAAATGGGGAAAGACAAATCGGTGAAGTGGCGAAGCGTCAGGCAATCACGAACCCGAACACGATCCAATCCATCAAACGTCATATGGGTACGGATTACAAAGTGGAAATCGAGGGTAAAGCCTACACACCTCAAGAAATTTCTGCAATCATCCTGCAGTACATCAAATCCTTCGCTGAAGATTATCTAGGCGAAACTGTGGATAAAGCAGTCATCACGGTTCCTGCATACTTCAACGATGCAGAGCGCCAAGCAACGAAAGATGCTGGTAAGATTGCCGGTCTTGAAGTGGAACGTATCATCAACGAGCCGACAGCGGCAGCACTTGCATATGGTATCAATACAGAAGAAGATCAAACAATCCTTGTTTATGACCTTGGTGGGGGTACTTTCGACGTTTCCATCCTGGATATCGGCGATGGCACATTCGAAGTGGTTTCCACTGCTGGTGACAACCGTCTTGGCGGTGATGACTTCGACCAAGTGATCATCGATCATCTTGTGGCTGAATTCAAGAAAGAAAACGGCATCGACCTTTCCAAAGATAAAATGGCAATGCAGCGTTTGAAAGATGCAGCAGAAAAAGCGAAGAAGGATCTTTCCGGTGTCACGCAGACACAGATTTCCCTTCCGTTCATCACTGCCGGTGCAGAAGGTCCGCTTCACTTGGAGCTTTCTCTATCCCGTGCGAAATTCGATGAGCTTTCAGCTGATTTGGTAGAACGTACAATGGGACCTACTCGTCAAGCACTTCGCGATGCTGATCTTTCTGCCAGCGAAATTGACAAAGTCATCCTGGTCGGTGGTTCCACTCGTATTCCGGCTGTTGTGGAAGCAATCAAAAAAGAAACTGGCAAAGAGCCTTCTAAAGGCGTCAACCCGGATGAAGTGGTTGCACTTGGTGCTGCAATCCAGGGCGGTGTCTTGCAGGGTGATGTCAAAGACGTCGTGCTTCTTGACGTAACACCGCTTTCCTTGGGTATCGAAACAATGGGCGGCGTGTTCACGAAATTGATCGAACGCAACACGACAATCCCGACAAGCGCATCCCAAGTATTCTCTACAGCTGCTGACAATCAGCCTTCTGTAGACATCCACGTACTTCAAGGGGAACGTGAGATGGCAGCGGACAACAAAACGCTCGGCCGCTTCCAATTGTCCGATATTCCGCCGGCACCACGCGGTGTACCGCAAATCGAAGTAAGCTTCGATATCGACTCGAACGGTATCGTAAACGTACGTGCAAAAGATCTTGGCACAAACAAAGAGCAATCCATCACAATCAAATCTTCCTCAGGTCTTTCTGACGAAGAAGTGGAAAAAATGGTTAAAGAAGCGGAAGAAAACGCAGAAGAAGATAAAAAACGCCGCGAAGAAGTAGATCTTCGCAATGAAGCAGATCAGCTTATCTTCCAAACAGACAAAACGCTGAAAGACTTGGCTGACAATGTCTCCGAAGAAGATAAACAAAAAGCTGAAACAGCAAAAGAAGAACTGAAAAAAGCATTGGAAGGTTCCGACATCGAAGATATCAAAGCGAAGAAGGACGCACTTTCCGAGCAAGTTCAAGCTTTGTCTGTAAAATTGTATGAGCAAGCAGCACAGGCTCAGCAAGCACAAGGCGCAGAAAAAGCGGACGATGATGTCGTGGATGCTGATTTCTCAGAAGTGAACGACGACGATAAAAAATAA
- a CDS encoding GatB/YqeY domain-containing protein encodes MSLTERLNQDMKTAMKAKDKETLSVIRMVKAALQNEAIRTGNDTLSEDEELTVLSREVKQRKDSLQEFQEAGRDDLVQKLEAELQVLNDYLPEQLSEEELEDIIKQTIAEVGATSKKDMGSVMGAVMPKVKGKTDGSLVNKIVNKHLS; translated from the coding sequence ATGTCATTAACAGAACGTCTGAACCAGGATATGAAGACTGCGATGAAAGCAAAGGATAAGGAGACGCTCAGCGTCATCCGTATGGTGAAAGCCGCCCTGCAGAATGAAGCAATTCGTACTGGTAATGACACGCTGTCAGAAGATGAAGAACTTACCGTTTTATCCCGTGAGGTAAAACAACGAAAAGATTCCCTCCAAGAATTCCAAGAAGCTGGACGCGATGATCTTGTTCAGAAGCTTGAAGCGGAGCTTCAGGTTCTGAATGATTATTTGCCGGAACAGCTTTCGGAAGAAGAACTTGAAGACATTATTAAACAGACCATCGCGGAAGTAGGCGCTACTTCCAAGAAAGATATGGGCTCAGTGATGGGCGCTGTCATGCCGAAAGTAAAAGGCAAAACCGATGGATCTTTAGTTAATAAAATCGTGAATAAGCACTTGTCTTAA
- a CDS encoding NfeD family protein — MLHYITLPSLQTAVHAFSDTMQAWITSPVVVTLLLCIAFAGLAVEMFTPGFGAGGILGIAAGGIFLYGHIAGGLATGTDILLLTAAILLLVLELFVPGGIMGILGMIGLLWALFRMAADRTDMMLSVSIAFVVTILALIYVIRIVGFEKGMFKPMILQETLHSDTLPNVPAFIGQRGLAKTPLRPTGMAEIKGMEMDVITEGRYVAKGSEIVVIRTEGRKIVVASVTNEEEKE; from the coding sequence ATGCTGCACTATATCACGCTCCCGAGCCTTCAAACGGCAGTGCATGCCTTCAGCGATACCATGCAAGCGTGGATCACTTCCCCAGTCGTCGTAACCCTCCTTCTTTGTATAGCCTTTGCTGGTTTGGCGGTCGAGATGTTCACTCCTGGCTTTGGGGCGGGCGGAATACTCGGTATCGCTGCCGGAGGTATTTTTCTATATGGCCACATTGCAGGAGGGCTGGCAACAGGTACGGACATCCTGCTACTGACGGCCGCCATCCTTTTACTTGTCCTGGAATTATTCGTACCCGGCGGGATAATGGGCATACTGGGGATGATCGGGCTGCTTTGGGCTTTATTCCGCATGGCAGCTGACAGGACCGATATGATGCTCAGCGTCAGTATCGCATTTGTGGTTACCATATTGGCCCTCATCTATGTCATTCGCATTGTAGGCTTCGAAAAAGGCATGTTCAAGCCAATGATCCTCCAAGAAACACTCCATTCTGATACGCTCCCGAATGTGCCTGCCTTTATCGGTCAGCGTGGTCTGGCTAAAACGCCGCTGCGTCCAACCGGAATGGCCGAAATCAAGGGCATGGAAATGGATGTGATCACGGAGGGAAGGTATGTTGCCAAAGGATCGGAAATAGTTGTTATCCGTACAGAAGGCAGAAAAATCGTCGTCGCTTCCGTGACGAATGAGGAGGAAAAAGAATGA
- the deoC gene encoding deoxyribose-phosphate aldolase, translating to MENIAAYIDHTLLKPDATKEQIDVIVKEAATHKFASVCVNPYWVSHCAQQLKDTGVKVCTVIGFPLGASTTAVKALETKDAIEKGAGEIDMVINIGALKSGDLATVEEDIRAVVQAAAGVLTKVIIETSLLTEEEKVTACELAVKAGADFVKTSTGFSGGGATVEDIRLMRKTVGPEIGVKASGGVRDREATLAMIEAGATRIGASAGVQIIKGQAGSSDY from the coding sequence TTGGAAAATATCGCAGCATATATTGATCACACATTATTAAAGCCGGATGCAACAAAGGAACAGATCGATGTGATCGTCAAGGAAGCGGCCACGCATAAATTTGCTTCTGTCTGTGTTAATCCGTACTGGGTATCTCATTGCGCACAGCAGCTTAAAGATACGGGTGTGAAGGTTTGCACCGTCATCGGATTCCCGCTTGGTGCATCCACAACTGCAGTCAAAGCTTTGGAAACAAAGGATGCGATTGAGAAAGGTGCAGGGGAGATCGATATGGTCATCAACATCGGCGCTTTGAAGTCAGGCGATTTGGCGACTGTGGAGGAGGATATCCGTGCAGTAGTCCAAGCAGCTGCAGGAGTATTGACAAAAGTGATCATCGAAACCTCCTTGCTTACCGAGGAAGAAAAAGTGACTGCATGTGAACTTGCAGTCAAAGCCGGAGCCGATTTCGTCAAAACCTCAACCGGTTTTTCCGGCGGCGGTGCAACAGTGGAAGATATCCGTCTGATGCGCAAGACTGTCGGACCTGAAATCGGAGTGAAGGCTTCCGGCGGTGTACGCGACCGGGAAGCGACACTTGCCATGATCGAAGCAGGTGCTACCCGTATCGGTGCAAGTGCCGGTGTCCAGATCATCAAGGGACAGGCAGGCAGCAGCGATTATTGA
- the hrcA gene encoding heat-inducible transcriptional repressor HrcA, protein MLTERQLRILQVIVDDFIETAQPIGSRAISNKQDVAYSAATIRNDMAELEQLGLIEKTHTSSGRVPSERGYRFYVDHLLTPFHLTQEDTTAIKQTFSANIREMEEIVQQSAALLSELTNYTSIILGPEMLETKLKHIQILTLSDFSAVMILVTDTGHVEHKSFRIPDGMDHGEMEKVVNILNDRLAGVPLMMVPGRLKAEVQDLLKRHTVHYETIFAYLRSFMETEQPLKLYFGGKTNILMQPDFQDLNKLRTLYTMIEEEGEMIADLLKGEQDGLHVSIGTENKLDALQDCSFVTASYTADGTHMGTVALLGPTRMEYSRVMSLMHVLSKKLTSAYQDWQK, encoded by the coding sequence ATGCTGACAGAAAGACAGCTGCGTATCCTTCAGGTCATAGTCGATGATTTCATTGAAACAGCGCAGCCAATCGGCTCGCGTGCTATCTCCAATAAGCAGGATGTTGCCTATAGTGCGGCGACGATCCGTAATGATATGGCTGAACTGGAGCAGCTTGGCTTGATTGAAAAGACGCATACCTCCTCTGGAAGGGTTCCTTCCGAACGAGGCTATCGTTTCTACGTGGATCATCTACTGACACCATTTCATTTGACGCAAGAGGATACGACAGCAATCAAACAGACATTCTCTGCGAATATTCGGGAGATGGAGGAAATCGTCCAGCAGTCTGCAGCACTGTTATCGGAGCTGACCAACTATACGAGTATCATACTCGGACCCGAAATGCTGGAGACGAAGCTGAAGCATATCCAGATTCTGACTTTATCGGATTTCAGTGCGGTGATGATCCTTGTGACAGACACTGGGCATGTGGAACACAAATCTTTCCGTATACCAGATGGAATGGATCATGGCGAAATGGAAAAGGTAGTGAATATCCTCAACGACCGCTTGGCCGGTGTGCCGCTTATGATGGTGCCCGGCAGGCTGAAGGCGGAAGTGCAGGATTTGCTCAAACGGCATACTGTGCATTATGAGACTATCTTTGCTTATCTGCGTTCCTTCATGGAAACAGAGCAGCCGCTCAAACTTTATTTCGGCGGAAAGACGAATATCCTGATGCAGCCTGATTTTCAGGACTTGAATAAGCTGCGTACCCTTTATACGATGATTGAAGAAGAAGGTGAAATGATAGCCGATCTTCTCAAGGGGGAGCAAGATGGCCTGCATGTTTCCATCGGAACGGAAAACAAGCTGGATGCGCTGCAGGATTGCAGCTTTGTGACAGCGAGTTATACAGCTGATGGCACGCATATGGGGACTGTGGCCCTGCTGGGACCCACCAGGATGGAATATTCCCGTGTGATGTCGCTGATGCATGTTTTATCGAAGAAACTGACAAGTGCATATCAGGACTGGCAGAAATGA
- the prmA gene encoding 50S ribosomal protein L11 methyltransferase — MKWAELCIHTTNEAIEPISNILHEAGASGVVIQDPEDLVKDHKTTFGEIYELNPDDYPAEGIFIKAYLPLNSFLNESVNEIKAAISNLSEYQIDIGANEVSVSEVDEEDWSTAWKKYYKPVKISEKFTIIPTWEDYTPVASDEVIMELDPGMAFGTGTHPTTVLSVQAIERFVKKGDIVIDVGSGSGVLSIAAVLLGAEHVHAFDLDEVAVNSTKINAELNQAADRITARPNNLLEGVEVEADVIVSNILAEIILKFTDDAYKLIKPGGLFITSGIISQKKNEVKEALTASGFDIVEVNEMEDWVAIIAKKK, encoded by the coding sequence GTGAAATGGGCAGAGCTGTGTATCCATACGACAAATGAAGCGATCGAGCCGATTTCGAATATCCTGCATGAAGCAGGGGCTAGCGGTGTCGTGATCCAGGACCCGGAGGATCTGGTAAAAGATCATAAAACGACATTTGGTGAAATCTACGAACTGAACCCGGACGATTATCCGGCAGAAGGCATTTTCATCAAGGCATATTTGCCTTTGAACAGTTTCCTGAATGAATCGGTGAATGAAATCAAGGCTGCAATATCCAATCTGAGCGAATACCAGATTGATATAGGTGCCAATGAAGTATCAGTCAGTGAAGTGGATGAAGAAGATTGGTCCACTGCCTGGAAAAAATATTACAAGCCTGTGAAGATCTCAGAAAAGTTCACTATCATCCCGACATGGGAAGATTATACACCGGTTGCAAGTGATGAAGTGATCATGGAACTCGACCCTGGGATGGCTTTTGGGACGGGAACACATCCGACGACTGTATTGAGTGTCCAGGCGATCGAACGTTTTGTGAAAAAAGGCGACATCGTCATCGATGTGGGATCTGGTTCCGGGGTCCTTAGCATTGCTGCAGTTCTGCTTGGTGCAGAGCATGTACATGCATTCGATCTGGATGAAGTCGCGGTGAACAGTACGAAAATCAATGCAGAACTCAACCAAGCTGCCGACCGCATCACTGCCCGGCCGAATAACTTGCTTGAAGGCGTGGAGGTGGAAGCGGATGTCATCGTCTCGAATATCCTGGCTGAAATCATCCTGAAATTCACAGATGATGCTTATAAATTGATCAAACCAGGCGGTCTGTTCATTACAAGCGGCATTATCAGCCAAAAGAAAAATGAAGTGAAAGAGGCCTTGACAGCTTCGGGTTTTGATATTGTCGAAGTAAATGAAATGGAAGATTGGGTCGCCATCATTGCAAAGAAGAAATAA
- the rpsU gene encoding 30S ribosomal protein S21, whose protein sequence is MSNTTRVRKNESLEDALRRFKRTVSKSGTLSEYRKREFYEKPSVRRKKKSEAARKRK, encoded by the coding sequence ATGTCAAACACTACTCGCGTTCGCAAAAACGAGTCTCTTGAAGATGCTCTTCGTCGCTTTAAGCGCACAGTTTCTAAAAGCGGTACTCTATCTGAATACCGTAAGCGTGAATTTTACGAAAAACCTAGTGTACGTCGCAAGAAAAAATCTGAGGCGGCTAGAAAGCGTAAGTAA